A segment of the Brevibacterium zhoupengii genome:
AGAAAGTCGCCCCGCACCTCGACGTCTCCAATGAGGCGTTCGAGTTCATGGGCTTCCGTGAGACGACCTTGGCCAACGGGATTCCCGCCCGCATCGCCCGCATCTCCTTCTCCGGAGAGCTCGCCTTTGAGATCAATGTTGAGACCTTCTACGGACTGACCGTGTGGGAGGTCGTCGCCGAGGCGGGGGCCGAGTTCGACATCACCCCCTACGGCACCGAGACGATGCACGTTCTCCGCGCGGAGAAGGGCTTCATCATCGTCGGTCAGGACACCGACGGAACCGTTACCCCGGCCGACGCGGGCATGGACTGGATCGTGTCGAAGCTCAAGGACTTCATCGGCAAACGCTCCTACACCCGCGAGGACACGGTCCGTGAGGACAGGAAGCACCTCGTCGGAGTCCTGCCCGTAAACGGCACCACGCGCCTGGCCGAGGGAGCGCAGCTCATCACCTCGGGTACCCCGGTGACCCCAGAGGCCGGACCGGTCCCGATGATCGGCCACGTCACCTCCTCGTACATGTCCTCGAGCCTCGAGCGTCCGTTCGGACTCGCGATGATCGAGAACGGCCGCAATCGGATCGGTGGGATCATCCAGTCTCCGCTCGGCGACACCCTCGTCGACGTCGAGATCACCTCGCCTGTCTTCTATGATCCAGAAGGGAACCGTCGTGATGGCTGAAACCACACAGACAATGCCGAAACAGACCACCGTTGAAGAACTCGACGAACTGCGCATCTCACCCGCTGCTCACTTAGCCGATGAGATGGCTGCCGCCAGCGAGGCCGGCGGCCGTGCGGTCGGACTGCGCGAACATCGCTTCGCCGTGCAGCTCGGTCTCCGCTGCCGACCTGCCTCCGCCTCCGGGCAGGCACTCGAAGACGCTCTGGGCATCGACCTGCCCCGTGCCGTCGGTGAAGTCACCGGAGATGCTGCCGGATTGCACGCCCTTTGGCTGGGGCCGGACGAATTCCTCGCCGTCGACGTCTCACGCGCCCAGCAGCCGGGAGACTCCCTCGTCGCCGAGGCGGCCCTGGAGGGACTGCCGGGACAGGCCGTCGATCTCTCGGCGAACCGCACGATCCTCGAACTCACCGGTTCGAAGGCCCGTGAGGTCCTCGAGAAGAGTTGCCGCGCCGACCTGCACCCGCGGGCCTTCGGCGTCGGCTCGGCGATCGTGACGCAGCTGGGTCCCGTGCCGGTCATCCTCCAGCACTCCGCGGATCTCGAGTACCGGGTGTTCCCGCGCGCCAGCTTCGCGGACTTCACGGTCCGCTGGCTGCTCGACGGAATGGCCGAGTTCATCACCGAGAGCAGCGGCTGATGGCGCTGGGCGTGCTCGACCTCTTCTCCATCGGCATCGGCCCGTCCTCCTCCCACACGGTCGGGCCGATGCGGGCGGCGCTGAGGTTCGTCGCCGAACTCGATGCCGATGATCTCCTTGAGAAGGTGGCCCGGGTCAAGGTCGGTCTGTACGGGTCCCTGGGCGCCACCGGAATCGGACACGGTTCGGACTCCGCGGTCCTCGCCGGCCTCAGCGGACACGCACCGGAGAGTCTGGACCCCGACGAACTGGCGCCGCTGGTTGCGAAGGTGCGCACGGACCGTAAGCTCAACCTCGGCGGCCTGCGGTCCATCGATTTCGATCCGGACACCGACCTCACACTCCATGTGCGGCAATCCCTGCCCGGACATCCGAACGGGATGCGGCTGAGCGCCGAGGTGGACGGGGCGGTCATCGAACGCGAGTACTACTCGGTCGGGGGCGGGTTCGTCGTCACCGAGGACGAGATGGGAGAGAAGGCCGACGTCTCACACGACCGCTTCCATTTCGACAGCGCAGATGAGCTCCTTGACCTCTGCCGCGAGAATAGGCTGAGCATCGCCGAACTCATGGCCGCCAACGAGGCGGTTCGGCAGTCCGATGTCGAACTGCGCAGGCAGCTGCTCGAGATCTGGGCGGTGATGCAGGAATGCGTCGACAATGGCTGCTCCCGAACTCAGACGCAGCTGCCCGGCGGTCTGAAGGTCCGCAGGCGTGCCCCCGAGCTGCGTGCCACTCTCGAAGCGGCAGAGTATCGGGCAACCGGTTCGCTCGATGCCCTCGAGTGGGTCAACCTGTTCGCCCTTGCAGTCAATGAGGAGAACGCCTCCGGAGGTCGCATCGTCACGGCTCCGACGAATGGTGCTGCGGGGATCATTCCGGCAGTCCTGCACTATATGGTGAAGTTCGTGGAAGGAGCGGACGACGATGCAATCGTGAAGTTCCTGCTCACCGCAGGTGCGATCGGCATTCTGTTCAAACGCAATGCCTCGATCTCCGGGGCCGAGGTCGGCTGTCAGGGCGAAGTCGGCTCCGCCTGTGCGATGGCCGCCGCCGGACTGTGCGCCATCCTCGGCGGGAGTCCCGAACAGGTGGAGAACGCGGCCGAGATCGGTCTCGAACACAACCTGGGTCTGACTTGTGACCCGGTGGGAGGGCTCGTGCAGGTTCCGTGTATCGAACGCAATGCCATCGCCTCGGTGAAGGCGATCAACGCGGCCAGGCTGTCGATGCACGGCGACGGCAGCCACCGGGTCAGCCTCGACCAGGCGATCGAGACGATGCGCCAAACCGGGGCCGACATGAAGTCGAAGTATAAAGAGACCTCGCGCGGCGGGCTCGCCGTCAACGTCATCGAATGTTGACGAGGCGAGGGTGAAGTTGACCGTCAGCGCCGCTACAGCCAATGATTAGGTACACCCCATCGAGCAAGGAAGCAGTGGATATGCAGGATTACGTCTTCACCTTGGAATGTGACGAACGGCCGGGAATTCTCCATGCCGTCACCGGAGCCCTCCTCACTCATGGGGGCGACATCAAGGAGCTCAAGCAGTTCGACGACCAATTCGCCGAGCGCCTGTTCCTCAGGATCGACTTCAGTCTCCAGGACGAGTCGCAAGGCTCGATCGATGCACTGCGCACGGACTTCGAAGGCATCGGCTCCGAGTTCGAGGCGTCGTGGAAGCTGTGGCCGCAGGGGGAGAAGCGTCGGGTCCTCATCATGGTCTCGAAGTTCGAGCACTGCCTCAACGATCTGCTCTTCCGCGCCCAGATCGGTGAGCTGCCCATCGAGATCGCGGCTGTTGTGTCCAACCACCCTGACCACCGCGAGCTCGTCGAATGGCACCACATCCCGTTCTTCCGCATCCCGGTGACCAAGGAGACGAAGCCGGAGGCAGAGGCGAAGCTGCTCGAGCTCGTCGACCGCTTCGAAGTCGACCTCGTCGTCCTCGCCCGCTACATGCAGGTCCTCTCTGATGACCTGGCACGGGAGCTGACGGGCAAGGCCATCAACATCCACCACTCATTCCTGCCCTCGTTCAAGGGCGCCAAGCCCTACCATCAGGCATGGGAGCGTGGAGTCAAGACCGTCGGTGCTACCGCACATTTCGTCGACAGCGAACTCGACGAGGGACCGATCATCGCCCAGCAGCTCGTCGAGGTCGACCACTCCTTCGGTCCCAAGGACCTCGTGGCCGCGGGCCGTGATGCCGAGTGCAAGGCTCTGTCCAATGCCGTGAAGTGGCACTGCGACGGCCGCGTGTTCCTCTCCGGAAAGAGGACTGTCGTCCTGCGGTGAGGGAGTTGCCTCTTTTGAGGGGCGGGCGGCTGAGGAGTGTTGGGCCCCATTTGTGAGGTTTCGGGTCGCTGTGCGATGTCGCTTCATTTCATCGCGGGGCGACTCTAGCTTCGAGGGGAGACTGTAGGGAGTGCGCTCTCGAAGCCAGCCTCGACTCTCGGCGACCGGGCGACTACACGGCGCCGCTGGCCTGCTCCCTCGGGCGCCGTGTAGCGCAGGCTCAGCGGGCGTGGTTGATCTGGACGTGCTTGGTGCGGGAGAAGTCGTTGAGGGCGTAGATCGAGAGGTCGCGACCATAGCCCGAGCCCTTGAACCCGCCCCAGGGAACCTCGGCGGCGAGCACGAGGTGCGAATTCACCCACACTGTGCCGAAGTCGAGCTGGCGCGGAATGTCGAGGCTGCGCGCCGAGTCCTTCGTCCACACCGATGCAGCCAGACCATAGGGCACTTCGTTGGCGCGTTCGAGTGCTTCGTCTTCCGTCTCGAAGGTCTCAATCGTCACGACCGGACCGAAGATCTCGTGCTGTGAGGCCTCAGACCCGGGGGCGACATCGGCGAGCACCGTCGGGGCGACGAAGAAGCCGGGCCCCTCGAGCGCCCTCCCACCGACGACTGGGGTTGCGCCTTCGGCGATCGCGCGCTCGAGGAAACTCGTGACGCGCTCGAAGTGGGCCTGCGAGATCATCGGTCCCAGCTCCACCTGGTCTCCACCACGAGGATCGCCGACGACATACGTACTCACCTGTTCGGCCAGGAGCTTCGTGAACTCCTCGGCCACAGACGAATGGACGAGCACCCGGGTGCCGGCCCCGCACTCCTGCCCGGCGTTCCAGTACCCGGCGTTGCGGATTCCCTCGGCGGCCGCCTGCAGGTCGGCATCGTCGAAGATGATGACCGGGGCCTTGCCGCCCAGCTCGAGGTGAACGCGCTTGAGCGTGTCGCCGGCGCTGGTGGCCACTGCCTTGCCGCTGCCCACGCTGCCGGTCAGCGCCACGAGATCGATGTCGGGGTGGCTCGACAGCCTCGCCCCGACCTCGGGGCCCAGACCGGTGACGATGTTGAGCACGCCGGCAGGGAGGAGATCGGCGATGAGCTCAACGAGCTTGAGCGTCGTCAGCGGAGTCTGCTCCGAGGGTTTGAGCACGAGGGTGTTCCCGGTCGCGAGGATCGGGCCGATCTTCCATGCAGCCATGAGCAGCGGGTAGTTCCAGGGCACGACGACGCCGACGACACCGACCGGTTCACGCAGAACGATCGAGGTGTGGTCCTCGACGTAGTCGCCCGAGCCCATCTCGGTGAAGGCACGGCCGGCTCCGGCGGAGAAGCGGAAGGTGTCGGCGGCCATGGAGATGTCGTCCTCGGACACGACGGTCGGCTTGCCCGCGTTGAGCGACTCGAGCCGGATGAGGACATCCGCGTTGTCTTCGATGCGATCGGCGATCTTGTAGAGGATGTCGGCGCGGTCCTTCGGTGTCGACTCGCGCCAGGCGGTCAGGGCGCGCCTGGCCGCGACCACAGCGGAATCGACGTCGGCGACGGTTCCCTCGACCACCTCGGCGATGGTGGTGCCGTCGGCAGGATTGATCAGGGTCGTCGACGCGGATCCTGCGGCTGGGGCCGAGCTGGTTGTGCTGTCGGCGAATGCGCCGTCGATGAAGTGAGTCAGTGGTGGAAACTCACCCTCGGCAACCAGAGAGGTCGACGAATCGCCGCGGACGACTTCGGTGGTCGGATTGGTGGTCATGGGGCCTTCGCTTCCTTGGGACGGCAGACGATCATCCGATCACAAGCCGTGACGGATGTGATCACATTATCCCGAAATTCATGTAGCATGCAATGGAATTGCTCGAAGGAACTGCCCGAGATCCCTCGCCGCGACGCTTGCGGGGACTGACCACGACCACGAGGAAGTGCTCATGGACATCACAACTCAGCTGCAGGAAATCGCCAACGCCATGTGGCTGCCGACCATCGTGCTGGCCATCATCATGGGTCTGTACTTCACCGTGCGGACCAAGGTGCTGCAGATCAGACTCTTCCCGCAGATGCTGCGGGAGCTCAAGGGCGACGGCAGTGTCGCACCTGGTGGCCTCACTCCCTTCCAGGCGCTGGCGCTGACGATCGGCAACCGAGTCGGCGTCGGCAACATCGCCGGCGTCGCCACGGCGATCGGCTGGGGCGGACCGGGTGCCCTGTTCTGGATGGGCGCTATGGCGTTCTGCGGCGGAGCCACTGCCTTCATCGAGTCCACACTCGCCCAGATCTACAAGGAGCGTGTCGGCAACGAGCTCAAGGGCGGCGTCCCCTACTATCTCCACAAGGTGTTCCAGAAGCGCTGGCTGGGCATGATCGCCGCGGTCATCGCACTCATCCTCTACACCTTCCTCGCCCCCGGCATCCAGGCCAACAGCATCGCCGTCAGCGCCGAATACGCCTTCGGCATCCCCGGCTGGGTCTCCGGCATCGTCGTGACCGTGCTGTTGGGAGCCATCATCTGGGGCGGCCGCGAACGCATCATCAAGGTCGTCAACATCGTCGTCCCGATCATGGCGGTCGGCTACATCGGCGCGGCCATCATCGTCCTGTGCGTGAACATCACGGCCCTGCCCGGGGCCATCGGGCTCATCTTCTCCTCAGCGTTCGGCGCGGACCAGATGTTCGGTGGAATCGTCGGCGCAGCCATCTCCTGGGGCGTGCGCCGTGCCTTGTTCTCCAACGTCGCCGGCGTCGGCGAAGGCACCTACGCGGCTGGCGCCGCCGAGGTCAGCCACCCCGCCAAGCAGGGTCTCGTGCAGACCTTCTCGATCTACATCGACACGCTCACGGTGTGCATGCTCACCGGGCTGATGATGGTCGTGACCGGCCAGTACAACGTCATCACAGAGGACGGGAAGGAGATCATGGTCAACCTGCCCGGTGTCGAGGCCGGGACGAACTTCACCCAAGCCGCCGTCGACACCGTGGCAGTGGGCTTCGGCTCCCCCTTCGTGGCCATATCGGTCGTGTTGTTCGCGATCACAACGATCGTCGCCTTCTACTTCATCGCTGACACGAACCTCTCGTTCATCGTCGGCGAGGGCAATAAGATCTATCTCCGTCTGCTCGAGATCTCGATTCTCGTCGTCTGCTTCGTCAGCTGTGTTGTCGACGCCGGAGCCGTGTGGGCCGTGGGCGACATGGGATATGCGACCCTGGGCGTCATCAACTTCCTCGCCCTCATCTTCCTCTCCCGAATCGCGCTGAAAGCACTTAAGGACTTCGATCAGCAGCGCAAGCTCGGACTCAATCCGGTCTTCGACCCCAGGAGGCTGGGGATCAAGCACGCAGACTTCTGGGAAGAGCTGCGCGATGCGGAGGAACTTTCGCCCGTCAACGGATCAGAACACAGAGATGAACAGGAAGGTCAGAGATGACGATCATTGCCGCATTCCCATATGGAAAGAAGGATCGCTCCGCACTTCATCTCGCCGGGCTGTTCGCTCGGTCGAGTGGTGAGGATGTGCGCATCGTCAGCATCGTCCCTGAGCAGGGGAGGTCGATGATTCCCAGCGGCAGCGACCTCCAGTTCGCTGCCTGGTCGCGCGAACGCGGACGCAAGGCCGTTGCCGAGGCGCAGCGCGCCGCCGCCGAGATCTGCCCCGATATTGAGACCGAATCCGTGGCCGTGCCGCACCGATCCCGGGCCAAAGGCCTCATCGCCGAGGTAGTCGCTAAGAATGCGTCGATGCTCGTCGTCGGGTCCGGCACCGAGGGGACGCGTGGTCGGATCCGCGTGAGTGGAACCTCGGACCGTCTGCTCCATTCGTCGCCCGTGCCGGTGGCGCTCGCCCCGAAGGGACTCGTCACCGAACCGGGCGCGCAGATCGCGCGCGTGACCTGCTCGTTCCGAGGCGACAGCGGGTCCGATCGAGTGCTGGCGAAGACGGCGGAGATCTCCCAGTCCGTCGACGCGGCGTTGAGGGTCGCGACCTTCGGCGTCGGCGGACGCACCGTCGAGCCGTCCTCGCTCGAGGAGGACTCTCGCCGAAGAGAATACGCGGCACACCTCAAAGCAATACAGGCCCGGGCGGTCGACAAGGTTGATGAGGACATACCGGTCGAGGAGGCTGTGGGCATCGGCAAGGACTGGAAGGCCGCGCTGGGTGCGATCGACTGGATGTCCGGTGAGGTCCTCGTGATCGGGTCTTCGTCCGAGGGTCGGCGATCCAAGGTGTTCCTGGGATCGAACGCTGCGAGGATCATCCGGCACACCCCGGCTCCGGTCGTGGTCGTGGTCGTGCCATGATGCCGGTGACGAGGTCCGCGAGCCGACCGCCTCGGCGAGGTCGAGTGCATCGCTGGGCACCACCTCGGCGACGATAGACTGACGAGCATGAGTGAGAGCCAGACCGAGACCGGCATGCGCATCGTAGACCAGGTGTTCGAGGCCATGCAGGCGAGTATCCTCAACGGCGAGTACCGGAGCGGCCAGCGGCTGCGGATTCGGCAGCTTGCGTCCTCGCTGGGGACGAGCGTAATGCCCGTGCGGGAGGCGATCGCCCGCCTCGAAGAGGTCGGGCTGGTCGAGACCAGCCCCCACAGGGGAGCCGCAGTAAAGGTCTTCACCGCCGAGGAGCTGCTCCAGATCTACTCCGTGCGCCTCATGCTCGAGGTCGAAGCCACAGTCCAGGGAGTGACGACACTCGACGCGGACTCGCGTGCGCGACTCGAAGATGAGTTCGCGGCCATGGAAGCTGCGCTGGCCGCCGGTGACGCCGCGGACTACCTTGATCACGACGAAGAGCTCCTCGCGATCATCTACGGTGCGGCGGGCAATCCCGTGCTCGTCGAGACGATTCGCGTGCTGTGGCTGCGCTGCCGGGCGTACAAGTTCGTCGGCGCTCGCCGAGTGCTCGCCTCCGACGATGTCTCGCCGCTGCTCAAGCACCAACGGCAGCTGATGAGAGCCATCGATGACGGCGATCCGGAAGCCGCCGGTCGGGTCACCGAGGAGTCGCTGAACGAAGCGATCCTTCGGATTCGCAGCGCGCTCGAGGAGTAGCCGGACCTCGGCCACGGAGCTGATTCCGCCCGGTCGAGCCACCGCCGTTCTGGGGCTGAAAAATAGCCAGAAGAAAAGTGGC
Coding sequences within it:
- a CDS encoding L-serine ammonia-lyase, which produces MALGVLDLFSIGIGPSSSHTVGPMRAALRFVAELDADDLLEKVARVKVGLYGSLGATGIGHGSDSAVLAGLSGHAPESLDPDELAPLVAKVRTDRKLNLGGLRSIDFDPDTDLTLHVRQSLPGHPNGMRLSAEVDGAVIEREYYSVGGGFVVTEDEMGEKADVSHDRFHFDSADELLDLCRENRLSIAELMAANEAVRQSDVELRRQLLEIWAVMQECVDNGCSRTQTQLPGGLKVRRRAPELRATLEAAEYRATGSLDALEWVNLFALAVNEENASGGRIVTAPTNGAAGIIPAVLHYMVKFVEGADDDAIVKFLLTAGAIGILFKRNASISGAEVGCQGEVGSACAMAAAGLCAILGGSPEQVENAAEIGLEHNLGLTCDPVGGLVQVPCIERNAIASVKAINAARLSMHGDGSHRVSLDQAIETMRQTGADMKSKYKETSRGGLAVNVIEC
- a CDS encoding sarcosine oxidase subunit gamma — its product is MAETTQTMPKQTTVEELDELRISPAAHLADEMAAASEAGGRAVGLREHRFAVQLGLRCRPASASGQALEDALGIDLPRAVGEVTGDAAGLHALWLGPDEFLAVDVSRAQQPGDSLVAEAALEGLPGQAVDLSANRTILELTGSKAREVLEKSCRADLHPRAFGVGSAIVTQLGPVPVILQHSADLEYRVFPRASFADFTVRWLLDGMAEFITESSG
- a CDS encoding universal stress protein, with the translated sequence MTIIAAFPYGKKDRSALHLAGLFARSSGEDVRIVSIVPEQGRSMIPSGSDLQFAAWSRERGRKAVAEAQRAAAEICPDIETESVAVPHRSRAKGLIAEVVAKNASMLVVGSGTEGTRGRIRVSGTSDRLLHSSPVPVALAPKGLVTEPGAQIARVTCSFRGDSGSDRVLAKTAEISQSVDAALRVATFGVGGRTVEPSSLEEDSRRREYAAHLKAIQARAVDKVDEDIPVEEAVGIGKDWKAALGAIDWMSGEVLVIGSSSEGRRSKVFLGSNAARIIRHTPAPVVVVVVP
- the purU gene encoding formyltetrahydrofolate deformylase, whose product is MQDYVFTLECDERPGILHAVTGALLTHGGDIKELKQFDDQFAERLFLRIDFSLQDESQGSIDALRTDFEGIGSEFEASWKLWPQGEKRRVLIMVSKFEHCLNDLLFRAQIGELPIEIAAVVSNHPDHRELVEWHHIPFFRIPVTKETKPEAEAKLLELVDRFEVDLVVLARYMQVLSDDLARELTGKAINIHHSFLPSFKGAKPYHQAWERGVKTVGATAHFVDSELDEGPIIAQQLVEVDHSFGPKDLVAAGRDAECKALSNAVKWHCDGRVFLSGKRTVVLR
- a CDS encoding GntR family transcriptional regulator, with product MSESQTETGMRIVDQVFEAMQASILNGEYRSGQRLRIRQLASSLGTSVMPVREAIARLEEVGLVETSPHRGAAVKVFTAEELLQIYSVRLMLEVEATVQGVTTLDADSRARLEDEFAAMEAALAAGDAADYLDHDEELLAIIYGAAGNPVLVETIRVLWLRCRAYKFVGARRVLASDDVSPLLKHQRQLMRAIDDGDPEAAGRVTEESLNEAILRIRSALEE
- a CDS encoding alanine/glycine:cation symporter family protein, coding for MDITTQLQEIANAMWLPTIVLAIIMGLYFTVRTKVLQIRLFPQMLRELKGDGSVAPGGLTPFQALALTIGNRVGVGNIAGVATAIGWGGPGALFWMGAMAFCGGATAFIESTLAQIYKERVGNELKGGVPYYLHKVFQKRWLGMIAAVIALILYTFLAPGIQANSIAVSAEYAFGIPGWVSGIVVTVLLGAIIWGGRERIIKVVNIVVPIMAVGYIGAAIIVLCVNITALPGAIGLIFSSAFGADQMFGGIVGAAISWGVRRALFSNVAGVGEGTYAAGAAEVSHPAKQGLVQTFSIYIDTLTVCMLTGLMMVVTGQYNVITEDGKEIMVNLPGVEAGTNFTQAAVDTVAVGFGSPFVAISVVLFAITTIVAFYFIADTNLSFIVGEGNKIYLRLLEISILVVCFVSCVVDAGAVWAVGDMGYATLGVINFLALIFLSRIALKALKDFDQQRKLGLNPVFDPRRLGIKHADFWEELRDAEELSPVNGSEHRDEQEGQR
- a CDS encoding aldehyde dehydrogenase family protein produces the protein MTTNPTTEVVRGDSSTSLVAEGEFPPLTHFIDGAFADSTTSSAPAAGSASTTLINPADGTTIAEVVEGTVADVDSAVVAARRALTAWRESTPKDRADILYKIADRIEDNADVLIRLESLNAGKPTVVSEDDISMAADTFRFSAGAGRAFTEMGSGDYVEDHTSIVLREPVGVVGVVVPWNYPLLMAAWKIGPILATGNTLVLKPSEQTPLTTLKLVELIADLLPAGVLNIVTGLGPEVGARLSSHPDIDLVALTGSVGSGKAVATSAGDTLKRVHLELGGKAPVIIFDDADLQAAAEGIRNAGYWNAGQECGAGTRVLVHSSVAEEFTKLLAEQVSTYVVGDPRGGDQVELGPMISQAHFERVTSFLERAIAEGATPVVGGRALEGPGFFVAPTVLADVAPGSEASQHEIFGPVVTIETFETEDEALERANEVPYGLAASVWTKDSARSLDIPRQLDFGTVWVNSHLVLAAEVPWGGFKGSGYGRDLSIYALNDFSRTKHVQINHAR